Genomic window (Arachis hypogaea cultivar Tifrunner chromosome 13, arahy.Tifrunner.gnm2.J5K5, whole genome shotgun sequence):
TTCATGCAGGTTGGTCCTTCTGTTTCCCGGAGACACGGTGGAACAGGTATTGGCCTAAGCATTAGCAAGTGTTTGGTTGGACTCATGAATGGCCAAATTGGATTTGTCAGCATACCAAAGATTGGATCCACCTTCACTTTTACTGCTCTCTTCACCAATTCAACTGACTGCAAAATTCAGcaactcaacaacaacaacagccaCTCTAATCCTCCATCTTCAGAATTTCAGGGAATGACCGCGTTAATCATTGACCCTAGATCGGTTAGAGCCAAAGTGTGTGGATATCATATTCAGAGGCTCGGCATTCGTATCGAATTGGTTTCGGATTTAGCCCAAGGTTTATCCACCATAACTGAAGGTAATCAGATTATCAATATGGTACTTATTGAGCAGGAAGAGTGGGATAGAGATTCAGCCATGTCATCTCGCTTTGTCGATGGCGCCAGTAGAGTAGGCGTTCCTCCTAAGTTGTTCATTCTTGTTAATTCTAATGGTTGGACGTCAGGTATTGGTAATCCAACTGTGATCATAAAACCTCTGAGAGCAAGTATGCTTGCTGCCTCGCTGCAGCGAGCCATGGGTGTTACTTGCCGAAATGGGGAGCTTCCGAGTTTATCTGTTGGCCACCTTCTTGGCGGGAAGAAAATTCTAATTGTAGATGACAATGTTGTGAACCGCACCGTAGCAGCTGGTGCTTTGAAAAAGTATGGAGCAGATGTGGTGTGTGTTAGCAGCGGAAAAGAGGCAATCTCTAAACTAAAACCACCCCATGAGTTCGATGCGTGCTTCATGGATattcaaatgccagaaatggaCGGGTATTATTTAGTATCGAATTCTCATTTATGTTATAGTTTCCATGTTGTTATGAGTTGCTAATAACACAGAAATCATTTGTCAACAGTTTTGAAGCTACAAAGAAAATCAGGGAGATGGAACGTTGCGCCAAGAGAGAAGGTTTTGTAGATAACTTATCAAAGTGGGATGTCCCTATTTTGGCCATGACTGCAGACGTGATCCAGGCTACCCATGAGGAGTGTGTAAGGTGTGGCATGGATGGATATGTTTCTAAACCGTTTGAAGCCGAACAGCTTTATCGAGAAGTCTCAAGGTTTTTCCACTCCTGAATAATGTCCACCATACAGATTATTTTAGTAGTACTGTACTTTGGAGGCTAGGAGCCAAGTTTGTTTGTTGTGAttgataaaaaatttttcttAGGGTATTAGAACCCGTTGATTCTTCCATGTAGCATCTGATCTTCATCCTCGGTAACTGTAAATTGAAAATAGTTGAGGGAATTTGAAGAATCAGATATACTATATTAACCAGATTCACATTATGCTCCTCACCTTTGTGCATATGATGTAATATTTGtaataattcaagttatagtacTCCACCCTGCTAATGTTAAATTTATGTAACTTATAAGAAGTTGATTTATGTATAagtaaatagaagaaagaaaatcacCAATGTATAGCAGCAGCCTTGCTTTCTTTTAATCTTTAGAGACCCAGAATTTAACTATCAAATATTTGACTCATACCTCAAGTGCAGTTAATTTCATAAAAAGTTGATAGTGGAGGACTTTGTTTTAGGATTTTATATAAGTAAAGATAGTTAACAAGTTTCAGCATATAAGTCGATATGTCCGAGTGGTTAAGGAGACAGACTTGAAATCTGTTGGGTTTCGCCCGCGCAGGTTCGAACCCTGCTGTCGAcgcaatataaatttttttgccATGCCAtgccaaaattttaaaatcaatcaactaaattaaaaaaaaaaaaaggtgaaaaacGGCTGGTTGATTAACTCCTATATTAATATTAGATTATTAAGAGTGTGCGTTAGCGTTAGGGTTGTGAGGGAGCGAGAAAGAGTGATAGCGTGAGAGTTAAGCGGAAGGAAGGAAGCAAGAATGGATGCAGATGCGTTGGCAAAGGCGTTCGTTGAACACTACTACACGACGTTCGACAACAACCGCGCCGGACTGGTGAACCTCTACCAGGACAGCTCCATGCTCACCTTCGAAGGCCAGAAGATCCAGGGCGCCCAGAACATCGTCGCCAAGCTCACCTCTCTCCCTTTCAACCAGTGCCTTCACTCCATCACCACCGTTGACTGCCAGCCCTCCTCCGCCCCCAACGGCATGCTTGTCTTCGTCAGCGGCAACCTCCAGCTCGCCGGCGAGCAACACGCCCTCAAGTTCAGCCAGGTACACTCTCCACCATCCCCATtccactttttctctctctcattgATTTCAATTTGTAATGGATCTGCGATTGTCTGAAGAGAGTTGGTTCACTTACTTTAGTGTCAGATATAAATATGAATTTATACACCGTGAAACTAAATTCTTGATTAGTCTATTGAAGAAGGTAAACAGCCTGTGATTGACATTCTAGGGCAGCTAATTATGCATTTGATCCATCCCTCtattagaattaaaattagaTCAAAGATATTCTTGGAATGGCTATGGATATCGTACAGAAGATCCCTTGCATTAGATATTCAAAGGATACTTGCCTCGTGTTACAATGTGCCTTCAACTCGCTTTGATGGCAGCAATGATCTCGCAAACGGTTCATCAACACAATCTCCTACATCCCATACTATTGCCTGGTAGGCAATTACAATTCCCCTCTTCTAAGCTCATGGCCTATCTTGAACCAAGCTTTCATTTTGCAGCCTATGGTGTCCTTTGAAATTGACTTGTTTCTAATGTATCCACAATAGCAACTGATGACTGGGTTTTGCCTTCTTCTCACAGCTtttggttttcttttttctttcttgtccTCCAAATCTTTTCTTtggaaaagaaaatccaaaaattaaaagaagaagatgctCTCGCATGATCTTGTTTGTTTCCTTCGTCTCCTATCTTAGTAGTTCATACTGGTCTAGACCAAGAGAACACCTTCAAATCCAATTTAATATAACCATAGCAGTCTTCAATTTAACTTTAATGTATCtatatatgaaaaattttaatgttgTCCAGAAACAAGTAGTTCTAAATTTTCATTGGTCAGCGTCTGTGATTAACTGATTGTTAATTTGTTAGTTTGAAGTGAAACAGACCTCTGGgataaagaaaaaatggagatCTTTTATGTAATACGGATACAGTGATTACATGCTTATGCCCTGACGGTGATATTTggtgatattattaatttatttcttgtGTCTTATTTGTTTGGTCAGTACTCAGCATGGCATTTCCAATCATCATAGCTACTAATAGAAACGATTACAGGGAGCCCTCTTTTACTTATTAAGAACATATTAAGAATAATATATTTTCTGTTAACAGCATATGGGGAAATAATTATTACATTCTGGCGGGAACCTTCTCCTTATGTGATTGTTCTATTCTATCTTCTTGTATACCATTTCCCAATTTCTGTTATCTCATGATTACTAAACTTGTCACTCTCCTTTCCCAGATGTTCCATTTGTTACCAACACCACAGGGAAGCTACTATGTTTCGAACGATATATTCCGGTTGAACTATGCTTGAAGATAGACAATGGCATATGTGACCTGAAAGGTAGAAGTTTGCCTATGGGCTATAGCTGTTTCATATCGTGAcatttgtaattgaaaatggaGTTATTTTTGGCTGGATGTGAACGATTAGTTGTGCCATTTCTGTTTAGAATTTTCTATTGTGATTGGTTCAAAGTCGTTGTAAGGACAAATTATCAAAAGATTACCGGGTATGAGCTGATGATGAAAACTTTGATAGATTTCTGTTCTCAGAACTGAGATATGGGATGGGGTCCAAGCATCTCCTTCATTTTTTCTTAACAAATTGGTTCATGCATTTGGTTGAACTGCACCAGGAAATCAAATTCCTTCACCCGGTAACTCCATTAGTGCAGCAAATATTGGCTTCGGTagcatatttgatggtatatcaTTTCTGAATGCTCATTTACGTAATTAGTACCGGGTCTGAAACCGACATCTGTGGCCATTTACCGATCGTAGCACTAATTGAACTGTTTctggttttcttttctttgtttttggtcGTTGACTGTTTCTTGTTTTCTCACGCTTTCCAAAATTTCGAATGCATTTGGCTCCTGAAGAGTGATTTTATCCAGTGAAGTGGTAGAAAAAATTCATCGTTTTGTGCCGCCATGTAATCCTTCATTGCGTCTAGAGGCAGCAAAGGGAAGAAAAACGAGATTTCAACTTCTGGATTTTTAATAACAAAGATGGCTTCTAATTTAAAAACCGATATGTTAACAATGCATGTTCTTCTATCCTATCCAGTTTCGCTAAATAGCACACCAATCATAACCAACGAAAGAAAATGGTGGTTAACATCTGGAAAACTGCAAAGGTCGATATAGAAAGGGATTCACATCATTCCCGCTGTATTCAATATCAATCCCTGCATTTAATATTTTGCAAAGCAATGTTAATCGACACTCACTCACTATATAATTTGCGTGGTTATGCTGCTGCTGATACTCGCCGAAGCTGGGAAGGCTTCAAAGCATTCAGCCAAGTAGGGCCTCCAATACTGATCTAATGAATTTGATTGTATCGGTTGAAAACAGTGTTTAAGTGTGTGTGTTTTGAATTGTGGTTGGTCAAACTGGAGtttgaataaaagtgattttataaaattgattttataaaattgattttagatAGCAATAAGTTTGTATCAAGATAATTTATGTTTGACAACTttatactaaaattgattttgacaaaataaatattgtttggataatattagttaaaatcacttttagatagataattactaAAAAGGACATCacattaaattataatgttatttttttatatttttttcttatgtgtttttatatagtatatttttagtatttttagtacgctataattttttactattattattatttatggttatttttttgtttaatttattttacttaatgggatcaataaattatattataaaaagataataataaatataatacacaaaaattaccattataaaaatatataatgttaaataaaaaattagtaaaaaatataaataataaataatagaaaaaaagaactcatgtaaagagaaataataagaattctataagtaatataataatatgtataaaagataaagttggtaaaagaaaaataaaaattaaatgtcATGGCTAAGAGTCAGTTAATGCAATGCATAAACTAaaaattcttgtttcttgtaaacgtggttttataactaaaattacttCTGcgtttataaatagaaaaattagccGTCACAAAAATAAAAGCGTTTAAGAAGCTGTAACATGTTTCCTCTTTCATTGTGGTTGCGTTAGatgaaaattatttatatcaGACGCAATTCTGTTTAGGTAATGTAGCATTAAGAACTTTATTCAAGAgttattaatattagttaaaaaattttaacatacaAGTCGATATGTCTGAGTGGTTAAGGAGACAGACTTGAAATCTGTTGGGTTTTGCCGCGGTTCGAACCCTGCTGTCGacgaagttttaattttttttagccttgaaacaaaaaaatttttaatgctaaTTAggtaactaaataaaatgaaaaacgcGGGTGTATCTGTATATGTTAGATGTTATATTAGGAGTGTGGGTTAGGGTTGGTACTTGGTAGGGAGTGAGAAAGAGAGATAGCGTAAGCGTTAAGCGGAAGGAAGAATGGATCCAGATGCGTTGGCGAAGGCGTTCGTTGAGCACTACTACACCACCTTCGACAACAACCGCCCCGGGCTGGCCAGCCTCTACCAGGACGGCTCCATGCTCACCTTCGAGGGCCAGAAGATCCAGGGCTCCCCGAACATCGTCGCCAAGCTCACCTCTCTCCCTTTCAGCCAGTGCCACCACTCCATCACCACCGTTGATTGCCAGCCCTCCGCCGCCACCAACGGCATGCTCGTCTTCGTCAGCGGCAACCTCCAGCTCGCCGGCGAGCAACACGCCCTCAAGTTCAGCCAGGTACACTCTCCTTCATCTTCATTCCACTTTTTCTCTCTCTGATTGCTCTTCTGTGTTGATTTCAATTTGTTGTGGATCTGCGATTGGCTGAAGAGAGTGTATTTGGTCGTGCTGCTATTTTGTAGTTGTCTTTTGCTCTTTGGTTCACATAATTCCGTGTCGCACATAAATTCTTGATTATCAGGATGCATTAATCTATGGTTTAGGGTTGTGATAATTATTGCATATATTAAAGTGATGTTTGAATCAGATGTGCATTTGATCCATCCGTCTATTAGAATTTAAATTGGAGTATATCAATTAGATCAAAGCCGTTCTTGGAATGGCTATGGATTATTGGATCGTACACAAGATCCGTTGCATTAGATATTCAAAGGATACTTGCATCTCTACTCCACGTCCTGCTTCTCGAGTTACAGTGTGCCTTCAACGCGCTTTGATGGCAGCTAAGATCTCGCAAATGTTTCATCAATTCAATCTCCCACATTCCATACTATTATCCGGTTTGCAATTACAAATTCTCCTCTTCTAAGCTCATGGCCTATCTTGAATCCGAGCTTTTATTTTGCATCCTACGATGTCCTTTGAAATTGAGCTTGTTTCTGCTCTATCCACAATAGTCAATAGTTGATGCCATCAATTGATGCCAGGGTTTTGCTTCCTTCTCATAggttttggtttttctttttctttcttgtccaCCGATATTCCACCAATCCATTTTTTCTTAGGAAAAGTTAGCCCAACAATTGAAAGAAAGAtgctctcactctctctctctctctctgatctTGTTTGTTTCCTTTACCTCCTATCTTAGCAGTTGGTACTAGTCTAGATCAAGAGAACACCTTCACATTTAAGTTAATATAACCATGGCAGTCTTCAATTTAACTGCAAGTAGTTTTCATTGGTCAGCATCTGtgattattgattattaattTGCAATTTGTTAGTTTGAAGTGAAACAAACCTCCGGgataaagaaaaaatggagatATTTTAAGAACCCCATTTCTACAGTAATGTGGATATAGTGATTACATGCTTATGCCGTGAAGAtgatattgttaatttatttctcATGTTTTATCCGTTTGGTCAGTACTCGGTGTGACATTTCCAATCGTTATAGCTAGTATAGAAAGGATTACCGGGAGCTCTCTTTTACTTATTAAGAATAATATATTTGCTGTTAACAGTATATGTGGAAATAATTATTACTTTCTGGCAGGAACCGTCTCTTCTTATTGTTGTTCTATTCTATCTTCTTGTATACCATTTCCCAATTTCTGTTATCTCATGCTGATTAAACTTGTAACTCTTTTTTCCCAGATGTTCCATTTGTTACCAACACCGCAGGGAAGCTATTATGTTTTGAATGATATATTTCGTTTGAACTATGCTTGAAGATAGACTATGGAATATGTAACCTGAAAAATAGAAGTTTGCCTCTGGGCTATAGCTGTTTCATATCGTGACATTTGTGATTGAAAAATGGAGTTCTTTTTTGGCTGGATGCTATGAACGATTAATTGTGCCATTTCTGTTCAGAATTTTCTATTGTGGTTGGTTAAAAAACGTGTAAGGATAAATTATCGAAAGATTATCAGGTATGAACTGATGATGAAAACTTGGCTTTATTTCTTTTATGAGAACTGAGATATGGGATGGGGTCAAAGCATCTTGTTCATGGTTGCGACGGTTTCTtgttatcttttttgttttttggtcgTTGACTGTTTCTTGTTTTCTCTCGCTTTCCAAAATTTATAATGCATTTGGGTAAATAGAGACGACGCTGGAGACTGGAGAGTGATTTTATCCAGGTAAGTGGTAGATAACTTCATCGCTTTGTTCCGCCATGTAATCTTTCATTGCGTCTAGAGgcaaaaaagggaagaaaaacgaGATACGGCGGCGAAACAGTAGTTTCTACTGCTAGATTTTTTATAACAACATTGCTTACCAGTTACCATcatttttattttggtaattgGAAAACTTCTAATCCTAAGCATCACAAATTCATACACACTATGAATTCACACATACATTTTATGGATGTAAAAATACCAAATTTTCTACCCTATCTTATCCGGCCGAACTTAACCcgataaaaacaaattttttttattcaaagtgTTTGGTCTTCTTACATTTCAATATGGTATCAAATATAAGTGAATACAATATAGCATCAAATATATGACTAACAAAAGAGAGAAATTTGAGtgctagtttttagtttttactcaCTCATCGTGTATATATGTATAGAATTGACTTGACACTCGAACCGACCCTTTCTGCTGCGGGTTGGATACCGACAAATGCCGATTGTGTTGCCAACCCTAGCTTCTAATTTTAAAACCGTTATGTCAACAATGCATGTTGTTCCATCATTTGCAATCATAACCAACAAAAGAAAATGGCTGCTAACATCAGTAAACAGCATAGATGAACTGTACACGCATGGACATATAAAAAGGATTCACACCAGTCCCACTATTCAATATCAACgcctatatttaatattttacaaaGCAATGTTAATCGACAATCACTATACAATCTAGACTACTTGACAACTAAAATTTAAGGTTGCTCTAAGCATCTTCTAAAGATAAAGCCAATTGACTTTACTACGTCAGAAACTAATCATCCACTCGTGAAGGGAAGGAGTAAAAGAATGAGAAGGCAAAATTAGCCCTGAGGAAACTGATACATATCATCTTCCATACTGAAAACATCCGCAATGGACGTTGACAATGATGCTTCCTCACTCGTACCCGCAAGTTCAGCCTGCCAAAGAATTAAGCACAAAGTAATGTTAACTTGTAATAAGGAAAAGAATGATTATTTTGACAGGCAACTATTTACCTTAGCTTGACGATACTTCTCAAGCATGCGATGATATTGCTGACGAGCATCTGGAGAATCAACCATGGAAAGCACCCTTGACACGGCCTCTTTTATTTCTGCATCTACCATCTGTTTGCGAAAAGGCTTGAGAATATCTTCATCTTCACTTTCATCCAAGGCACTGGTCTCCATCTCCTGTCGGAAACCTCGTAGGCCAGCTCCTTTTCTCCGCCATCGCAGGACAACCTTGTCCAAGATTCCAACTGCCCATATCACCTTGTAATGCTTTCTAACCTGGTAACCCCTCACATGAGCCTGCCCAAATAAATTGGAATTAACTGAAAATTAGACCAGGAATAATATAGCTCTTGGGAATCTATTTTTACCATCAAACTGAAAGATTAATACCTGTATCTTCACTACTTTTTGGCGCAATTCTAAGAAATCTTTGCGACCCTTCCAACCTCGAAATTTCTTCTGAATAGATAAGGCAGCAGAATTGTGATCCCGTGAGTTCCGAAAGGCAAGTTTTGACATTGCGGAAAGCTCCGGAATGTTACCAATGCTACCTGCGTTGATACCACCAGCAGTGGCAGCAGCAGCTTCTCTTGCTCTCCGCTTTCTGAAGGAATGCGAACGAAAAGCAGATTGTATACGTGCTGCGGCCTGAGTTGCATTTCTGACAGCAGCCAAGGTATGTTTAAGTGGAGCCTGATCCTCACCGGCAGCGAGATTTTCCTTGGAGACACTACTAACAGCTAAATCTGCTTCGAATTGTGCAGAACTTTTGGATAGCTCACTCTCTTGCAGTGTGAGGGATGACAGATGGCTTGTCAGAGCTCTCTCAGAAAGATATCCTGCCAGTCCCTTATGTCCACTGCTCGCTGCAATAGATGCAGCAGTTTTTCCTTTCGGATCTTGTGCACTTGGATCTGTCACTGCTCCAGCAGATGCACCACAAGCTATAAGTGAAGCAACCATTTTTTCTCTACAAATACCAAAAATTGTAACAGCTAATTTATAAAATGTTCATAATGAAACCAgactttcattattattagtcTTGATATGGCAGATGCCAACACTTTGAAGTACGAATGATTGCCATAGAAAGAACCATTGTAGAATTTTCTATATATTACCTTCCAAAACGTGCAGCCCAATGAAGGGCAGTCCATCCGTTAATGTCACGGAAATTTATATTCACACCACAACTGAGAATAGGGTGCAAGGCCCACTCAAAACCCAATCCAGCTACCATGTGAATGATTCCCTGCTCTTTCTTCGACAAACAACAGCCTGTTACTTCATCTTTCTCCTGGGACCTGCAAGAAAGCCACAGCTGCAGCTTATCCTTAAGAAGCTCTTCGAGAAGCCAATCGACCATACCAGATGAAGTTCCACTGCCCACTAGAAGAGCCTCTATAATATGGCTCCATGAATCATCATCGGCTTTCTGTTTTACTAGATGAGTTCCAGATTCTATGTCATCATTCTTTGTAGTTGAACCAGAAAGCAGCATCTGTGCAAATCTAACGAGTAACAGCAGCTCTTCTGGACTTCTGTTGGCTTCTGTTGCCGATGAGTTACAGTAAGTGCAAATACTTGTCTTATTACGATACTCAAACTCTCTGACTTCACTGCAGGACTGCCTATTACCAGAAGTAATGCAGAGATTAACCTTTCCAGAAAGGCGAGATGGAGCTTCACAACTGATTACACCGTCCTGAATTATCTCAATGGGAACTTCAACATCACCAAACATACAAGCCCAGGCAGAATCTGAAGGATGACACAGAAAAGACCCAACAATGATGATCTGCACATAGAACATGGGGCTTTAGGAAACAAATTCAGACTACATACTTTTTCCCAATGAATTAAGCCTTATGTTCAATGCCACAAGATTGCACGGCGTTTGCTATTATTTTTTAACAGACTGATCAACTGCTAATTGCAAATAGGTTTCAACCATGTCAAGTTTTGTATTCTAAATCTTCCTAGGAACATAGGTAAGCTACCACCAACTTATGCAAGGTTTTCATAAATGATTGAATATAGGGCACAAGAACAGTTaggattaaaaatatcaaaacctTAGTAGTCTCAGTGGTATAACCCCATTCTGGGGAGACTGCCTTAATAGAAAATTTCTGTTTTTGTGAGACAGTCAAGCTTGAGTCTGCATCCAGAGATGGTCCAATTTGGCTTTGGGCAAACAATGTTGCATAGTACTCAGAATTAGctttttgtgcctctagcacagaaGAATATGGGGGATATTCAACTCCACTATCACCTTCAGGTAGTGAGAAAACAGCTGATAACATGGACAGGACATCAGAGGTTTGAAGAAATtccaaaatatgatataaaaaaaattgaagttaataagttgaaaaaaaaatcatacagtTTTCTGTGTTATTACTGTTGAAGTTTAGCCAGTGACTATCATCCTGATTGGCAATTGGTTCCTTTCTTGACGAAGAAGGTGAATTTTCCTGCTTTAAGTACTAATACATTTTAAGCATTGCACAAACACATTTAAAACATCtgagaaaatataaattgcaaaaCCATAAATGTTATGAACCATATAATAGCAAGTTGCAAACATGTAATACTCACTTTTCCGGCTGGCATGTATACATTTTTCTGTGGTAACCTGGCTGTGGATGACGACTTGCATGATTCCAGCACCTCTGTCCATATATCCTTTTCATTTCCATCACGGTATGTATGGTCCATTAATTCATAAGACTTATCACCTTCATCTACAAAGAAAACACTATTTTGAGCACATTTACTTTTCTCTTATCCCCATTGAAGATTAAAACTTAAAAGAAGTTAAAGTACATCCAAAACACAATAACTTCATAAGTAAATCTTTGGCCACATGTAATGTATCAAGATATTAATGCTTTGTTTATATTTTGTCTCCCAATCACATCTAAATTCTTTTTTATAACTACCTTGGGTTCCATTATGTCCATAAAAAATTAGCCCATAATCATCTGGTCTAGCAAAAGCTGCAGATTCCTCTTGCTTACAGGTCAACCCTTGATTTTGTTGAGCATTTGAATCACCTGTAATTTCTTTCTCACCGTAGAAGGAAGCAATTTCTTTGATGCTGTCTTCATTCAAACTTAACTGCTCCTCCAATCTGCGCAACAAAGCTCGAGTAACCTCAACTTCAGTTGAAGTTCCTGAGTCTGCATATGTCCCATCCAGGTGACTCATTCCATCATTCATGATGAATACATCAGAGGTAACTTCTCCGGTGCCAGAACTAGAGTAACTCTGATTAGGTTCATATGGATCACCAAGTACAGATGTTGACAATGGTGTCTGAGCAGAATATGAGCTAGGACTCTGGCCAAATGCAGAAGAGGAACTTGGTGACAATTGTGTGC
Coding sequences:
- the LOC112792606 gene encoding nuclear transport factor 2B, which encodes MDADALAKAFVEHYYTTFDNNRAGLVNLYQDSSMLTFEGQKIQGAQNIVAKLTSLPFNQCLHSITTVDCQPSSAPNGMLVFVSGNLQLAGEQHALKFSQMFHLLPTPQGSYYVSNDIFRLNYA
- the LOC112792605 gene encoding nuclear transport factor 2A, which produces MDPDALAKAFVEHYYTTFDNNRPGLASLYQDGSMLTFEGQKIQGSPNIVAKLTSLPFSQCHHSITTVDCQPSAATNGMLVFVSGNLQLAGEQHALKFSQMFHLLPTPQGSYYVLNDIFRLNYA
- the LOC112792604 gene encoding calmodulin-binding transcription activator 4 isoform X1, whose product is MATGDDYNIDDLFQEAQSRWLKPVEVMYILQNHDKYQFTQEPPQQPTSGSLFLFNRRVLRFFRRDGHNWRKKKDGRTVGEAHERLKVGTVEALNCYYAHGEQNPTFQRRSYWMLDPAFEHIVLVHYRETSEGRSSSGPGTQLSPSSSSAFGQSPSSYSAQTPLSTSVLGDPYEPNQSYSSSGTGEVTSDVFIMNDGMSHLDGTYADSGTSTEVEVTRALLRRLEEQLSLNEDSIKEIASFYGEKEITGDSNAQQNQGLTCKQEESAAFARPDDYGLIFYGHNGTQDEGDKSYELMDHTYRDGNEKDIWTEVLESCKSSSTARLPQKNVYMPAGKYLKQENSPSSSRKEPIANQDDSHWLNFNSNNTENSVFSLPEGDSGVEYPPYSSVLEAQKANSEYYATLFAQSQIGPSLDADSSLTVSQKQKFSIKAVSPEWGYTTETTKIIIVGSFLCHPSDSAWACMFGDVEVPIEIIQDGVISCEAPSRLSGKVNLCITSGNRQSCSEVREFEYRNKTSICTYCNSSATEANRSPEELLLLVRFAQMLLSGSTTKNDDIESGTHLVKQKADDDSWSHIIEALLVGSGTSSGMVDWLLEELLKDKLQLWLSCRSQEKDEVTGCCLSKKEQGIIHMVAGLGFEWALHPILSCGVNINFRDINGWTALHWAARFGREKMVASLIACGASAGAVTDPSAQDPKGKTAASIAASSGHKGLAGYLSERALTSHLSSLTLQESELSKSSAQFEADLAVSSVSKENLAAGEDQAPLKHTLAAVRNATQAAARIQSAFRSHSFRKRRAREAAAATAGGINAGSIGNIPELSAMSKLAFRNSRDHNSAALSIQKKFRGWKGRKDFLELRQKVVKIQAHVRGYQVRKHYKVIWAVGILDKVVLRWRRKGAGLRGFRQEMETSALDESEDEDILKPFRKQMVDAEIKEAVSRVLSMVDSPDARQQYHRMLEKYRQAKAELAGTSEEASLSTSIADVFSMEDDMYQFPQG
- the LOC112792604 gene encoding calmodulin-binding transcription activator 4 isoform X2 — its product is MATGDDYNIDDLFQEAQSRWLKPVEVMYILQNHDKYQFTQEPPQQPTSGSLFLFNRRVLRFFRRDGHNWRKKKDGRTVGEAHERLKVGTVEALNCYYAHGEQNPTFQRRSYWMLDPAFEHIVLVHYRETSEGRSSSGPGTQLSPSSSSAFGQSPSSYSAQTPLSTSVLGDPYEPNQSYSSSGTGEVTSDVFIMNDGMSHLDGTYADSGTSTEVEVTRALLRRLEEQLSLNEDSIKEIASFYGEKEITGDSNAQQNQGLTCKQEESAAFARPDDYGLIFYGHNGTQDEGDKSYELMDHTYRDGNEKDIWTEVLESCKSSSTARLPQKNVYMPAGKQENSPSSSRKEPIANQDDSHWLNFNSNNTENSVFSLPEGDSGVEYPPYSSVLEAQKANSEYYATLFAQSQIGPSLDADSSLTVSQKQKFSIKAVSPEWGYTTETTKIIIVGSFLCHPSDSAWACMFGDVEVPIEIIQDGVISCEAPSRLSGKVNLCITSGNRQSCSEVREFEYRNKTSICTYCNSSATEANRSPEELLLLVRFAQMLLSGSTTKNDDIESGTHLVKQKADDDSWSHIIEALLVGSGTSSGMVDWLLEELLKDKLQLWLSCRSQEKDEVTGCCLSKKEQGIIHMVAGLGFEWALHPILSCGVNINFRDINGWTALHWAARFGREKMVASLIACGASAGAVTDPSAQDPKGKTAASIAASSGHKGLAGYLSERALTSHLSSLTLQESELSKSSAQFEADLAVSSVSKENLAAGEDQAPLKHTLAAVRNATQAAARIQSAFRSHSFRKRRAREAAAATAGGINAGSIGNIPELSAMSKLAFRNSRDHNSAALSIQKKFRGWKGRKDFLELRQKVVKIQAHVRGYQVRKHYKVIWAVGILDKVVLRWRRKGAGLRGFRQEMETSALDESEDEDILKPFRKQMVDAEIKEAVSRVLSMVDSPDARQQYHRMLEKYRQAKAELAGTSEEASLSTSIADVFSMEDDMYQFPQG
- the LOC112792604 gene encoding calmodulin-binding transcription activator 4 isoform X3 translates to MATGDDYNIDDLFQEAQSRWLKPVEVMYILQNHDKYQFTQEPPQQPTSGSLFLFNRRVLRFFRRDGHNWRKKKDGRTVGEAHERLKVGTVEALNCYYAHGEQNPTFQRRSYWMLDPAFEHIVLVHYRETSEGRSSSGPGTQLSPSSSSAFGQSPSSYSAQTPLSTSVLGDPYEPNQSYSSSGTGEVTSDVFIMNDGMSHLDGTYADSGTSTEVEVTRALLRRLEEQLSLNEDSIKEIASFYGEKEITGDSNAQQNQGLTCKQEESAAFARPDDYGLIFYGHNGTQDEGDKSYELMDHTYRDGNEKDIWTEVLESCKSSSTARLPQKNVYMPAGKENSPSSSRKEPIANQDDSHWLNFNSNNTENSVFSLPEGDSGVEYPPYSSVLEAQKANSEYYATLFAQSQIGPSLDADSSLTVSQKQKFSIKAVSPEWGYTTETTKIIIVGSFLCHPSDSAWACMFGDVEVPIEIIQDGVISCEAPSRLSGKVNLCITSGNRQSCSEVREFEYRNKTSICTYCNSSATEANRSPEELLLLVRFAQMLLSGSTTKNDDIESGTHLVKQKADDDSWSHIIEALLVGSGTSSGMVDWLLEELLKDKLQLWLSCRSQEKDEVTGCCLSKKEQGIIHMVAGLGFEWALHPILSCGVNINFRDINGWTALHWAARFGREKMVASLIACGASAGAVTDPSAQDPKGKTAASIAASSGHKGLAGYLSERALTSHLSSLTLQESELSKSSAQFEADLAVSSVSKENLAAGEDQAPLKHTLAAVRNATQAAARIQSAFRSHSFRKRRAREAAAATAGGINAGSIGNIPELSAMSKLAFRNSRDHNSAALSIQKKFRGWKGRKDFLELRQKVVKIQAHVRGYQVRKHYKVIWAVGILDKVVLRWRRKGAGLRGFRQEMETSALDESEDEDILKPFRKQMVDAEIKEAVSRVLSMVDSPDARQQYHRMLEKYRQAKAELAGTSEEASLSTSIADVFSMEDDMYQFPQG